GCGGCGGGAGAGGGGCTGTGACATCGCCATCTAGCTATGGCGCAGCCTGGCCCGTTGGGCAATGACCCGACCTCCACTCTTCACGCGCAGTCAAGAGAGCGCTAGAACCGGCCAAGACACGAGGAGGCTTGAGACATGAGCGCGCCGCGCATGAACAAGACTGCCGCTATTTTAGGCTTCTGCACAGCGTGCGGGTTTCTGCCGCCCGCCGCGTGGGCGCAGGCTTCGCAAGGCTATTCCGACTATCGCCAGTCGCTGATCGCCGGCGGCTGGAAGCCGAACGTCGGCTACGGACTAAAAACCGCCCGCGGCAAGCCCCTATATAAGTTTCCGGAAGTCGTCTGCGGTCCGACTCTCTGCAACGCCAAATGGCGCGACCCCCAGGGTCACGAAAAAGTCATTACGCTGATCCGCGGCCTCGACGGGGCGGATCACCGCGTGGCGCCACAATAGCCGGCGGCGGCTGGCATCCCGTCGCGTCCATGCTATAGAGCGACGCCCGACGAATCGAGTTCGCGCTTGGGAGCGCCTTGGCGCGCCCTCAAAACGCGCAAGGGACTGCGCCTTTTCGGGGGAACAGGATCGTTTGAGAGGGAATCGAACGGTTCGATTTCATCTCAAGCGATCCCGGTTCACGGGCAGGGAAATTGAGGCGGCCCTATCCGCCGATCGCGGGCGTGGCGGAACTGGTAGACGCGCCGGATTTAGGTTCCGGTGACGAAAGTCGTGGGGGTTCGACTCCCTCCGCCCGCACCAGAGCCGCCTACCGTGGCAGTCACATAATCGTCGTCGCGCGCCGGCGACGTCGCAGTCATTAAGAAGGCTAATCGAGATGCAAGTAACGCAGACCTCCTCGCAGGGCTTGAAGCAGGAATACAAGGTGGTCCTGCCGGCCGGCGAACTCGCCGCCAAGCTCGCCGCTCAGCTCAGCGAGATTCAGGCGAAAAGTCAGATCAAGGGATTCCGTCCCGGCAAGGCGCCGATTGGCCATCTCAAGAAGCTCTACGGAAAGAGCATCATGAGCGACGTGCTGCAGGAGGCGGTTAACGACGCCAACCGCAAGATCGTCGAGGAAAACGAGCTGCGCATCGCGCTCGAGCCGAAGATTGATTTCCCCGGAGGACAGGAGGAAGTCGAGCGCGCGCTGACGGCCGAGGGCGATTTCTCCTATGTCGTCACCTTCGAAACGCTGCCCAAGTTCGACATCGGCGCATTTGACGACATCTCCCTGGAGCGTCCCGTCGCCGAAGTCGCCGAGGACGATATCGAGAAGGCGCTGCAGTCTCTCGCCGATCGTGCTCAGGACTTCGAGGCGAGGCCAGAAGGGGCCAAGGCGGAGAAGGGCGACAGGCTGACGATCGATTTCACCGGCAAGCTCGACGGCGAGCCCTTTGAGGGCGGCGCGGGCGGGGACGTCGATCTGGTGCTAGGCGCGGGAACCTTCATCCCCGGTTTCGAGGAGCAGCTGGAGGGCGCCGCCGCCGGCGACCAGCCGGTCGTCAAGGTCCGGTTCCCCGAGGACTATGCGGCCAAGCAGCTCGCGGGGAAGGACGCCGAGTTCGACGTGACGGTCAAGGCCGTTTCGGCGCCCAAGACGCTCGGGCTCGACGAGGAGCTCGCCAAGAAATACGGCTTCGAATCGCTCGAGGCGATGAAGACCGCCGTTCGCGGCAACCTCGAAGCCGATTTCGACAAGGCCTCGCGCGAGAAGCTGAAGCGCGCGCTCCTCGACGCGCTCGACGGCCGCTATTCCTTTGAGCTGCCGGAGAGCCTTGTCGCACAGGAATTCGCCAATATCTGGGGCCAGCACGAGCAGGAAAGCCAGCGGGCAGGCCAACCCGTCGCCGAAGACGGCAAGACCGAGGAAGAGACCAAGGACGAGTTCCGCAAGATCGCCGAACGGCGCGTGCGCTTGGGGCTGGTTCTGGCGGAGATCGGCAAAAGCGCCGACGTGAAGGTGGACGAAAAGGATCTGACCGACGCTTTGGTTGAGCGGGCGCGCATGTTCCCGGGCCAGGAGAAGGCGGTTTGGGACTATTACCGCAACAATGAGCAGGCCCTCGCCCAGCTCCGCGCCCCGATCTACGAGGAGCGCGTCGTCGATCACCTCGCCAAGCTGATCAAGATCGCCGACAAGACCGTCTCCCGCGAAGAGCTGTTCAAGGAAGACGAGGAATAGTCGGTCGACCGGCTGTCGTCCCCGCGGGCGGCGGCGCGCCGCGAGGAAATCCGGCATACCAGGCTGATGCGCACGGCGCGCTGCGGAGATCGTGGCGTGACGGCCGCAATCGAGTCTTTGCGTCCGGCGCGGGCGCAGATATATGACGGGTCAAGAGTTCCCGGCGAGGCGCATCAGCCTCCGCCGGACCACAGAGGCGATACGCGATGCGCGATCCAATCGAAAACTACAGCCAATATCTCATCCCACAGGTGATCGAGAACACTTCGCGCGGCGAGCGCGGCTTCGACATCTATTCCCGTCTGTTGCGCGAGCGCATCATTTTCATCACCGGCCCGATCGAAGATCACATGGCGTCGGTCATCATCGCGCAGCTGTTGTTTCTAGAGTCCGAGAACCCCAAAAAGGAAATCTCGCTCTACATCAATTCGCCGGGCGGCGTGGTGACGTCCGGCCTCGCCATCTACGACACGATTCAGTTCATCAAGCCGAAGGTCTCGACGCTGTGCGTTGGGCAGGCGGCGTCGATGGGCTCGCTTCTGCTGGCCGCGGGCGCCGACGGCCTGCGTTATGCGCTCCCGAATGCGCGCGTCATGCTTCACCAGCCGTCCGGCGGCTTTCAGGGTCAGGCGTCGGACATCCAGCGCCACGCCGAAGATATTCTGAAAGTCAAAAAGCGTCTCAACGACATCTATGTCCGTCACACGGGCAAGGACTATGAGACGATCGAGCGCACGCTCGACCGCGATCATTTCATGTCGGCGGAGGAGGCGCGGCATTTTGGAATCGTCGACGCCGTTCAGGAGCGGCGGCCTGACGACGAGAGCGAGGCCAAGCGCTAAACGCTGAAGGCGCCGGCCGCGTTTTCTGAGCGCCCGGCGCCAATTGCTTGAGGGATTGGGGCACTGGGGCGCGCATGTTTCGTAAAATTCTAATCGCCAATCGCGGCGAGATCGCTTGTCGCATCATCAAGACGGCGAAGCGCATGGGACTTTCGACCGTCGCCGTCTATTCCGACGCCGACGCCGACGCGCTGCATGTCGAAATGGCCGACGAGGCCGTCCGTCTCGGCCCGCCGCCCGCCTCCCAGTCCTATCTGCTGATCGATAAGATCGTCGCCGCCTGTAAGGAAACCGGCGCCGAAGCGGTGCATCCGGGTTATGGTTTTCTGTCCGAGCGCGCCGCCTTCGCCAATGCGCTCGCCGAGGCGAATATCGTTTTCATCGGCCCCAATATTCGCGCGATCGAGGCGATGGGCGACAAGATCGAGTCGAAGAAATTCGCCTCCGCCGCCAATGTCAGCGTCGTGCCTGGCTACCTCGGCGTCATCGAGAACGCCGAAGAGGCCGTTACGATCGCCAGGGACATCGGCTATCCGGTGATGCTCAAAGCATCTGCCGGCGGCGGCGGCAAGGGCATGCGCGTCGCTTTCACCGACGCCGAAGTGATCGAAGGTTTCACGCGCGCGCGTTCGGAGGCGGCGTCTTCCTTCGGCGACGACCGCGTCTTCGTCGAGAAATTCATCGTCAATCCGCGCCACATCGAAATTCAGGTGCTCGGCGACAAACACGGCAATGTCATCCACCTGAACGAGCGCGAATGTTCGATTCAGCGCCGCAATCAAAAGGTGATTGAAGAAGCGCCGTCGCCGCTGCTCGATGAAAAGACTCGGCGCGAAATGGGCGCGCAGGCCGTCGCCCTCGCCAAGGCCGTGAACTATGATTCGGCGGGCACGGTCGAATTCGTCGCCGGTCAGGACAAGAGCTTCTACTTCCTTGAAATGAACACGCGCCTGCAGGTCGAGCATCCGGTGACGGAGCTCATCACCGGCATCGATCTTGTCGAGCAGATGATCCGCGTCGCGGCGGGCGAGCCGCTGCAACTCAAGCAGGAAAACGTCAAGATCAACGGCTGGGCGGTCGAGAGCCGTATTTACGCCGAGGACCCCACGCGCAACTTCCTGCCCTCGGTCGGGCGACTGGTCAAATACCGGCCGCCGGAAGAGAAGCGCGAAGGCGGGGTCACGGTGCGCAATGACACCGGCGTCACCGAAGGCCGCGAAATCTCGATCCACTACGATCCGATGATCGCCAAGCTGGTGACGCATGCGCCGGACCGCCTTCGGGCGATCGTGGCGCAGGCCGACGCGCTCGATCGCTTCGTGATCGACGGAATTCGCCACAATATTCCGTTTCTGTCGTCGCTCATGCAGAGTCCGCGCTGGCGCTCCGGCAATCTCTCGACGGGCTTTATCAGCGAAGAATATCCGGAGGGATTTTCGTCGCCCGAGCCTCGGGGAGATCTGGCGCACACGCTTGCCGCGATCGCGACGCTGATGGACCACATCGGCAATGAGCGCAAACGCAAGATCTCCGGGCAGCTGCGCGGCGGAAGGCCGGTCGAATTCGAGCGCGAACGCGTGTGCATGCTGGGCGAGCAGAGATTCGACGTCTGCGTCGAGGCGCAAGGCGAAGCGCTGATCGTGCGTTTCGCCGAGGGCGATCAGCGCGCCCATCGCGTTTCGACCCAATGGCGTCCGGGCGAACTCGTGCTCGAAGGCGATGTCGACGGCCGCACGGTCTATGTGCAGGCGCGGGCAATCCTCAACGGCTATGCGCTGTCGCACCAGGGCGTCGACGTCACGGCGCGCGTCTACACCAAGCGCGAGGCGGAACTTGTCGCCTTTATGCCGAAGAAAAAGGACGCCGGCGCCTCCAAGCACCTGTTGTGTCCGATGCCCGGCCTGGTGAAGACCATCGACGTGATTGAAGGCCAGGAGGTCAAGGCCGGGGAAGCCTTGTGTATGGTCGAAGCGATGAAGATGGAGAATGTGCTGCGCGCCGAGCGCGACGTGACCGTCAAGAAGATCCTGGCCAAGGCCGGCGACAGCCTTGCGGTTGACGCCGTGATCATGGAGTTCGCGTAAGAGCTGCTGATTACCTTCTCATTCCGCTCGGAATATGCTACCGGAATGGTTCCGTTTAGTCGCCATTCTGGAGCCAGAATGCCCGTCACCCTATCGATCAAGAATGCGCCGGACGAAGTCGTCGCCAAGTTGAAGGCTCGCGCGGCGCGCAATCATCGAAGCCTCCAGGGCGAACTGATGGCGATCGTCACTGAGGCCGTGGAACGTTCGCCGAGCGCAAGACTCGACGATTTCTGGAATTTCGCCAAAGAGATTGGCCTCGAGTCGCCGAACGAGGCGGTCGAGATCGTTCGAGAGATGCGTGACTCGAGGAATAAGTGAATCCGGGCGCGGTCGTTATCGACGCCTCCGCCTTCGCGGCTGTCCTATTCGGGGAAGAGGCGGGATACTCAATTAAGGAACGGTGGCGCGACCGTTCTCTAATCGCGCCGATGTTGCTGCCTTATGAACTTGCCAACGTGACGCTTGTGAAGATTCATCAGCATCCTGAGCGTGCGCGCGAATTTTGGCTGGCTCATGAATATTTTCAGCGCTCCGGAGTGATGTTTTTCGATGTTGATTTCGCGAATGTGATCGCTCTTGCCCAACGGCGGAAGCTGACTGCTTATGATGCGTCATACGCTTGGCTCGCTTTGTCACGAGATGTCGATCTGGTGAGCTTGGACAAGAAGCTCATCGCCGCATTTGATGCGGAGAAGGCTAACCGGAAGCGCTAATGGATGAAGGATAGGTTCCGTCCTTCAGAGAATCGGTCAAACACCACAATCTCGCGCTTGAGGCGATCGCTCAAGCGGCGGCTGACGCGGCAAGCGCGCGATCGCGGAACAAGCCATGCAGCGCGTCCCAATCCAGCACCAGTTCGCCGCCGTCGTTTCGCAGTTGCTGTTCCCAGTTCGCCAGCAAGTCGAGACAGGCGTGATCAATATACGTCAGCTCATTCAGATGAACGTGCACCCGCGCGCCGTGCGGCAGTGACTCAAAGGCAGCTGCGAGCTGCGGCAGTCGGATAAAGGTCGCGGCGCCTTCAAGATGGATCACGGTCATGCCGTTGATCTGTTCGCCGCGGATGTTGAGATGCGAGAACGTGTAGAGCAAGCGCGCGACCGCCAGACCGACGCCAACCGCGATGCCGGTCAACACGTCGGTTGCGACCACCGTCGCCACCGTCGCCGCATAGATGCCGGTTTCGATACGGTCCTGACCCCAGAGAAAGCGTGCGAACCCGAGATTGATCAGAT
This window of the Methylocystis hirsuta genome carries:
- the tig gene encoding trigger factor → MQVTQTSSQGLKQEYKVVLPAGELAAKLAAQLSEIQAKSQIKGFRPGKAPIGHLKKLYGKSIMSDVLQEAVNDANRKIVEENELRIALEPKIDFPGGQEEVERALTAEGDFSYVVTFETLPKFDIGAFDDISLERPVAEVAEDDIEKALQSLADRAQDFEARPEGAKAEKGDRLTIDFTGKLDGEPFEGGAGGDVDLVLGAGTFIPGFEEQLEGAAAGDQPVVKVRFPEDYAAKQLAGKDAEFDVTVKAVSAPKTLGLDEELAKKYGFESLEAMKTAVRGNLEADFDKASREKLKRALLDALDGRYSFELPESLVAQEFANIWGQHEQESQRAGQPVAEDGKTEEETKDEFRKIAERRVRLGLVLAEIGKSADVKVDEKDLTDALVERARMFPGQEKAVWDYYRNNEQALAQLRAPIYEERVVDHLAKLIKIADKTVSREELFKEDEE
- a CDS encoding ATP-dependent Clp protease proteolytic subunit; amino-acid sequence: MRDPIENYSQYLIPQVIENTSRGERGFDIYSRLLRERIIFITGPIEDHMASVIIAQLLFLESENPKKEISLYINSPGGVVTSGLAIYDTIQFIKPKVSTLCVGQAASMGSLLLAAGADGLRYALPNARVMLHQPSGGFQGQASDIQRHAEDILKVKKRLNDIYVRHTGKDYETIERTLDRDHFMSAEEARHFGIVDAVQERRPDDESEAKR
- a CDS encoding acetyl-CoA carboxylase biotin carboxylase subunit, encoding MFRKILIANRGEIACRIIKTAKRMGLSTVAVYSDADADALHVEMADEAVRLGPPPASQSYLLIDKIVAACKETGAEAVHPGYGFLSERAAFANALAEANIVFIGPNIRAIEAMGDKIESKKFASAANVSVVPGYLGVIENAEEAVTIARDIGYPVMLKASAGGGGKGMRVAFTDAEVIEGFTRARSEAASSFGDDRVFVEKFIVNPRHIEIQVLGDKHGNVIHLNERECSIQRRNQKVIEEAPSPLLDEKTRREMGAQAVALAKAVNYDSAGTVEFVAGQDKSFYFLEMNTRLQVEHPVTELITGIDLVEQMIRVAAGEPLQLKQENVKINGWAVESRIYAEDPTRNFLPSVGRLVKYRPPEEKREGGVTVRNDTGVTEGREISIHYDPMIAKLVTHAPDRLRAIVAQADALDRFVIDGIRHNIPFLSSLMQSPRWRSGNLSTGFISEEYPEGFSSPEPRGDLAHTLAAIATLMDHIGNERKRKISGQLRGGRPVEFERERVCMLGEQRFDVCVEAQGEALIVRFAEGDQRAHRVSTQWRPGELVLEGDVDGRTVYVQARAILNGYALSHQGVDVTARVYTKREAELVAFMPKKKDAGASKHLLCPMPGLVKTIDVIEGQEVKAGEALCMVEAMKMENVLRAERDVTVKKILAKAGDSLAVDAVIMEFA
- a CDS encoding FitA-like ribbon-helix-helix domain-containing protein — its product is MPVTLSIKNAPDEVVAKLKARAARNHRSLQGELMAIVTEAVERSPSARLDDFWNFAKEIGLESPNEAVEIVREMRDSRNK
- a CDS encoding type II toxin-antitoxin system VapC family toxin, whose translation is MNPGAVVIDASAFAAVLFGEEAGYSIKERWRDRSLIAPMLLPYELANVTLVKIHQHPERAREFWLAHEYFQRSGVMFFDVDFANVIALAQRRKLTAYDASYAWLALSRDVDLVSLDKKLIAAFDAEKANRKR